From one Amphiura filiformis chromosome 13, Afil_fr2py, whole genome shotgun sequence genomic stretch:
- the LOC140168331 gene encoding uncharacterized protein — MDITRRDVEDAFKPFGSLFEIWLARYPPFFAFVVFKRRRDAEDAVREMHGSTLCGSRISVNMARPRSRARYRRGYDNDMRCYQCGDRGHFARNCPKFSYGYRRRSRSRSRSRSRSRSPPRRHSRSSRSQSRSRDRRRRDRSRSHDKSRDKSMDRSRDRSGSRNKSQSPAKARRRSKSRSVSPAAKKSSRDRSRNKSGSPFKRRDHSRSTSPVRQREKSRSTSKSPRRQSRSKSPQKSRSRSRSETVAS, encoded by the exons ATGGACATAACACGGCGAGACGTCGAGGACGCTTTCAAGCCATTTGGGAGTCTCTTTGAAATCTGGTTGGCCCGCTACCCACCGTTCTTTGCGTTTGTCGTTTTCAAACGTCGTCGAGATGCCGAAGATGCAGTGAGAGAAATGCATGGAAG CACTCTGTGTGGTTCTAGAATTTCTGTGAATATGGCACGCCCTCGCTCCAGAGCTCGCTATCGCCGGGGCTACGACAACGACATGAGATGCTACCAGTGTGGGGACCGTGGCCACTTTGCCAGGAACTGTCCCAAGTTCTCCTATGGGTACAGACGACGCAGCAG GTCACGCTCTCGCTCACGATCTCGTTCTCGCTCTCCTCCTCGTCGCCACTCTAGGAGCAGTCGTAGTCAGAGTCGCAGCAGAGACCGAAG gaggCGTGATCGTTCACGGTCCCATGATAAGTCCAGAGACAAGTCAATGGATAGATCTCGCGATAGATCGGGATCTCGTAACAAGTCACAGTCCCCTGCAAAGGCTCGCCGTCGCTCCAAGAGCAGAAGCGTAAGTCCTGCTGCCAAGAAAAG CTCCCGTGACAGATCTCGCAACAAGTCTGGGTCACCCTTTAAGCGCCGTGATCATTCCAGAAGCACAAGTCCAGTTAGACAAAG GGAAAAGTCTAGATCAACCTCAAAATCACCAAGAAGACAGAGTAGGtcaaaaagcccacaaaaaag